The region CATCGAAAATCTCGTACCAGAGCGTATTCGCCTGCTTGCTAAACGACTGAGACATGGCCACGAATGGGGACGCGATAGCTGTTAGGACCACGGATTTAGTAACACCCGGGTGAGTATCCAGTAACGCCCGGGTGAGTATCGGGTAACACCCGGGCGTTGACTATGAGCCGCTACTGCGTATTGGCTTCGAGGCGCATGTTTGGTCCTTCGAGTGTGATGATCTCAGCGCCAACGACAAGCCGATTCAGGATCGACCCGGCGATGACAGCATCCGGGATGGACTTGTACCACTCATCGGGTGTGAACTGGGAGGTGACAATCGTTGAGCCCCGGTGTTCACGCTCAACAAGAATGTTGAGCAGCTGGTGTGCTGTGGCAGCATCAATCGGCGTTGTTAAGAAGTCATCAAGTACGAGTACGTCTGCCAGGTGGAGATCTTGAAGAAACTCCATGCGTGCTGTGTCATCATGGCGTAGCACCATGAGCTGGTTGGCCAGGGTGTCTGTGCGGAAGAAACGAGCAGAGTAGTCGTTTCTGCACGCAGCGGTAAGGAGTGCTTGGGCCAGGTAT is a window of Corynebacterium pseudogenitalium DNA encoding:
- a CDS encoding ATP-binding protein, with protein sequence MTQPQPASASARFLDESILPVFTDLRMTAFGRTVIDIAADPIFDSWSFSDKVLYALDKEVAAKRERRVNKLLKASRSPNLDACIEDITYAPGRNLNKEQITRLAHCQWCQKAQSIVILGKSSVGKTYLAQALLTAACRNDYSARFFRTDTLANQLMVLRHDDTARMEFLQDLHLADVLVLDDFLTTPIDAATAHQLLNILVEREHRGSTIVTSQFTPDEWYKSIPDAVIAGSILNRLVVGAEIITLEGPNMRLEANTQ